In the genome of Megalops cyprinoides isolate fMegCyp1 chromosome 18, fMegCyp1.pri, whole genome shotgun sequence, the window ATGCCATAAGGGGtaaaattttgtgttttgtgttttaaaagagACATGTGTATATTCTGGGTGTTGCAGTTAAATGTTTATCTTGTccatgtgattgtgtgcataCTTGAGGCTATACTAAAATACATCGTCTCCTATGCAGGTATGCACTCTCACAAGAGAAGATAATCGAGAAATCGGGAATATCCCGGAGGATGAACAGCTCCACGTGCTGCCCCTGTACAAGGTCTCCACCACCGACGAGTTCGGCAGCATGGAGGGGCAGCAGGAGAAGGTGAAATCAGGTGCTATTCAGGTGCTCAGCACTTTCCGTCGGAGGGTGCGCATGCTCGCCGAGCCGGCCAAGTCCTGCCGGCAGAGGAAGCTGGAGGCCAAAAGAGGAGCTGCAAACAAGCCATCCAACCCGGACACACCGAACTCAAAGGCGGAGAAGGCCCCTCAAGCAAGTCTCAAACAAAGCACTTACGAGAACACAGGCCAAAACATACCCGTGTCAGGTACAACGTGTTCtaaatttcaaatcaaatttggTTCAGGCGATAATAACATATTCACTGGAGACTAGAATGTGATCCTCGATGTTCTTTCTTGTAACTTGCACTTTCAGTAAGAGAACATTCTTTACGAATTCTGTATGTCCCTCTTTTCACAGGTCCTAAACCAGGTCAAGTACATATGGGAACACCGCAGCCGGGACATCAGGCGCACACTCTCAGCAGTCAgcatcagcaacagcagcaactgcAGCACCCGAACCCAAACCCTGGGTCTCCACACATGGCTCAGCAAAGCTATCCAAGGTTCCCCAATCACGCAGATTCATTTTCAAGCACTTCTCAGTCAAATGTGTACCCACAATCACCAGCATCTATGAGCCCTTACCTGCCGTCTTTGCATACAAACAATACTTATTTAAATGGGTCAAATCCTGCAAACTCTTATCCTGGCTCTGTGAACCAAAATTCCCTTTACCCTGGATACCAGTGCAATGCAAGCATCACTACAGACAACCTCCACCCTTATTATGCTTCAAATCCAAAACAACTGAACATGTACCCACATCAGAGGCCACCTCTTTACCCTCAACAGCAGTACAGTGCCCATCCCCACTATGGAGTCAACTACCCTCCTCGGTACAGTGAGCATAGCTTACAGGTCAATGGTTACAGCAATGGTAACGTGAGACCCAGTGCTCATCCCATAGGTCCATACTCCAACAGTGAGCCAGACCCCCAGTTCTTGGAGCCTGTCTCTCGACCACCCTCAGCCCACCCAAACCTGGACTATGCATCAGTGAGCAAAAGCAGTCAATACAATGGATACCCTAACCCATATATTGCCCAGAAGTCTCAGATGTTTCCTCCAAACCATGAGTCTTTCCGTACTCAGATAAGACCTGGAGTGAATTTGCATGATGCAAATGGCATGGCCCAGGCGCTTCCCCCACCGGGCACTGAATGTCTGACCCCCAACCAACCTGGGTTTGGGCTGCTGAATGGTAATATCCAGGGAACCCCAATCAAGCAAGAGGCCCAACCAGGAACACAGAATCCCAACGACAAGGAGGACGTGTGGTCGGACAACGAGCACAACTTCCTGGACCCGGACATCGGCGGTGTGGCTGTGGCCCCCAGCCACGGCTCCATCCTCATCGAGTGTGCCAAGCGGGAGCTCCATGCCACCACCCCGCTGAAGAACCCCGACCGGAACCACCCCACCCGAATCTCACTGGTCTTCTACCAGCACAAGAACATGAATGAGGCCAAGCACGGGCTGTCTCTGTGGGAAGCCAAAATGGCGGAGAAGGCCCGGGAGAAAGAGGATGAGGCCGGGAAGCACGGCGCCGACGGCACACCGAACAAAAGCAAGAAGGTCAAGAGGGAACATTCCGATATGCTAGAGAACACAGAGCCCCCGTATAAGCGCTTCATTCAGACCCTCACACAGAAGTCCATGTCCTCCACCACCAGCACCTATGTCAGTACATCTCCCTATGCCTTCACTAAGGTAACAGGGCCTTATAACCAGTTTATTTAGCATTGGTATTCAGGTTTATAACACACAAGTCAGTTTACAACTAAAGGCGCTAAACGACGTGAAACCTCATCGCACTGGTGGTCACAAGCTTCAAAAAGTTCTCCTTTAAAACGATGGTGTAGTCTGacaacagtaaaatataattCTATGCAAAGGATTGTATGAGCTAAGAAATACTGTAGATTAGTTGGAAGAAGTAACATCAGTTATTCATCAGGCAAAACATTTAGAAGATTGAGCTTTACTAACTGGTGTGACACTAAGGcggtatttatttatatttttgtttctgttgtgagATATATACTGTACTAATCCTCTGGTGCTCCATGTCCTATACATCAGGATGTATATTACTGGAAACAAAGTTTCATTTtattggtttaatttttttaaatagatttatctaatatatagaatatattaTGTGGGCATAAAACTCTGACTTCATGGGTTATTTAATTCATGGTGCTAAAATGAAGTGTCTTTAATATAAATTGTCCATATAAATGCCTTCATATTCTATGAAAGTCTGTTTATATGTTACAGCACTTCTTAAGGCtgaagtaattattttgaatggcATTTTCCACACAATTTAGAAATATGGAAGAAGTTAATGACATCAACAAAACGTGTTTTCAAGCACTTTGTGTACTGAAGGTCGATGGTTTTATAATTCCTTCAGATCAGACAGCATTTTTATCTTTAAGATGCCAGACAAgagcatttatattttcatatatcgGTCATGAAATCATTGATGGGTTGTACAATTACAATGTATAATTTTGATTGCAACTTCACCATACAGATGAGACTACTGGTTACACACAGAATTTTTACACTAACATGTATTGCAGTGCTTCAAAATAAAACCTAACatagatgtttttttaatgtaatcaaACACAAATTGAGCCAGTGTAAAGGCACATTTTTGGAGCAGAACTATATTAGAGACTGATGTTCAGCATGTTTGTAGAATGATTATTTCTTTCGTCAGGGCTAGTTCATTGTCTGTGATGGAactgtacagtatttcatatgttttcatgaaatatttaaatatttcatagcAGGTCCAtcggtaaaaaaaaatatcctggGAATAGTTACGTGATCATACCTGATCAGAAACAGGTTCTCCGCTATGGCGTGACACAAATGACACAGGGTTAGCTGTATGTTAATGTAATGGTTTCCAGGCAGCTGGCTTGCTGTGGTGTCTTTAAATAATTGTAATCTAATtgtaaaaaagaagaaagtgaGATTTGTACAGTAAATTAAATTGCATACTTTTTTGAATTAACACTTTAGATTTTAGTACTGTAAAGAGCAGTAAATTTTCTTCTGGTTTGAgctgattttatttcaaatggtGCTACTCAGCCTGCTATTACTATAATGTGACAGTCTTTATGAGCAACGACAAGGCTAATGGAACATGTTCCTACTTGTTATATACCTCAGAACTAGTTTGGCAATAGGACTATGATTTTAAAagcatcatcattttcatacaaacataataataacaaacctTTAAGTCATGGTGAGATatcaaaatacatcatttacttatttaaaaaaatgaagtataACTTGAACTTCAAACTTCAATTCTATAATAAAATCAGGGATATGTCAGCtctttttacatatttgatCATATTTCACAATTTTCTATGTATGCCAACATCGCCTCTGTTCATTCTCAtcatttccttcctttcagGGATTTGGCTTGTGTGTTTAAAATCCCCATTCATTAcctgtatatactgtacttcaaaataaacaaaaacaaaacaaaaaaaaaaatcacaagaaagagacaaaaatgacCTGCAGTTTTTGTACTAATGTTCAGTcaattgtttttaaactttGAAGAAGTAATTTGAACCTATAATATGCACTGAATTGACAAAAGGGAAAAGTATGACATTGACTTAAAATGATGTGTTTGgcttttacaataaaaaagaaaaaaaagaaaaaaaaaacagggcagttATGATAGTAAATGCAcattgtgtatctgtgtatagTAAAAGCAGATCATATTTATAATAACCACTAAACATTTAtaaaaggctttttttgttgtgttaattGATAGGGCAATTGTTGTGTATGATATAATAATACACCCCACTTGTACCATTTGTGTGGTGATTTTCTAGAAGCACTTcagttttttctgttgaaaatgacatttaacaaaaacatctgATGAGAAGTGTAGACTAAAtatgaaatttttaaaataaattatcccacactgtgtatgtatgtgtgtatgcacaaaAAACAATACCATGCATTTGTAATACAGAGATACAAATCATTTTGGCTGTTTTAAAACTCTGCAATTGTTGTACgtaagttttgtatttttagctgTACCTGCAAGTCgtatttcacaaaaatacattctcttctttttcctggTATTCCCCTCAAGGATTTTACGTGGTAGTAGTCCTAGAATATGCTCGAAGAATGGCCATTGCTAAAGAAAATTTAGCCACCATATGTACCGGTATATACAATAGTTCTGTACATTGTATACTGTGTCACTCCTGAATAATTTAGAAATAATGTAAGATTATTTTGTTAAGGTGTGGGGGTTTTGtgcagtaatataatgtaatattcagTGTACAGGGCCCAGCTTCAGTAGCAGGTTGTAACTGAGAAAGGAGGGGTATGGGGGATTTGGGTGATAAGCATAGCCATACTTGAAGATGCTTCAGAGTGGTTTGAGTGCAGTCAACGTTACTTGAATGACTTTCTGAGCTTGACTTACGCATGGGGGTGCATAGCTCTTACATTAAGCTAGCAGATACATGTTGGCATTTAACAGTCAGACATTAAAAGGTATGAAATTTGTGTTATACTGCTTTtgtctgtaatttttaaaaGCCTCCCTTGTACCCATGATGTGTGGTGTGCTTCATAAGTGGGGGGAAACGGATGGCTATAAATACTgtaaagtaatgcaatgtactgAATGCAGTTTATTTGAGAGCTGTTTATTATATCATTCCTGATATTGCTGAGATGTGGGTGTTTTTAATaaactttatatttatttgaagcatttttctgaatggtcctaatgttttttttttccatccactAACAGAAGACACTGGAATGGCCATACCCTCTCTCTGTTCAATTAGAAACactgtggaaatgaaaaaaaaaaattcttaacCTCATATTTTCATGCTTGCTCCCTAATATCTACTTCAGTCTGTGTCCAGCTGTATGTCCAATTCTGAATTGTCTTCAGTAAATCTTCACTGTCTTCAAATCAGCATAAATGTAACTAGCCAATTAAATTGAATCGGAATGAAATCAGCATGTTATACCAGTAAATTTTGAATTTTCTAACAGACAATTGCAACATATAGGCCTACTGCAAAAAGTATGAAGTCTTAAATGTTTATAGTGTAGTTAGAGCTATTTTTCGTAGTGCTTTGTCAATTGTCAATTACCATTATGAAATCTGGTGCTTTAGAAGACAGGAAAAATCCAGAATGGTGACCAGATCATGTGACCTACTGCACAGAAATTTATGGTGAGAACTCATGCCTTGGCCCCttacaatatgcaaaatgtcTTCATGGAATATACACAAGCTTTGCAGtgactttttatgtttttatatttaaaaatgaccacCAAAAGATGACACAGGGAATCTTTGTATGATGTTGAAACCTTATTATGAGAGGACTTCAAAAGTGTGCAACTGAATACTATTTTGATTTCTCAAACAACAGTTTGAGTCAGCAAGCTGACCCtctttacatattacatacatacatacatttatccTGTGAATTCTAAGGCCACCTTAGAAACAAGAACCTATTTATTGACAAGCACTGAGTGTTCTTCAATAATATCAATACGCTCAATAATAAAATTTCCTGTTATCTGTCTGGGCaaaacatatacataattataaatatacattcaaCCTATTTGTTTGTGAAGAGGGAACTGTTAGTATTGCTTACAAATCtatcattattaatatcattaatgTTAAGCACTAAAGTAATGCGGACATCTTTTCAACAGATTCAATCAATAAGTTGTGTTGTCATGGAAAACAGTAAGGAAATGCTGCACATTGCTTGTAAAAACCTCGCTCATTCTACTTTTACTCAGTTATTCATCTACAAGGAATATTCCATTTTTGAGCaagaattttgttttcatgaacaCATCTAAAAGGGTTTTTAAACATCTGCCCGGGTTCTGTGTGCACAATATATGCAAGTATCAAGTGCAATGTACTTTGTGTCATGTCTATAACTTCTACACCAAAAAGAAGCTCAATGGCAGCCTTCAAGAGAACATTACTGCACCCTAGTGGTGAAGGAAAACACTGCATTGGTATAGGAGGCGGTATTACGCCTGAAGGCATCAATTATTCCTCAATCAAGGTTCCTGTTCATTTGGAACCAATGTCTTCCGACTTGATTTGCATGTGATATACACAGTAATAATTAGCATTAAGAAACTATGTTGTTCACAGAAGCAGAGACATATAAGATTTTACACAGGTTCCACAAACTCACTGAAAGCTGGCAAACTAgctaaataaatagataaaaatgcTAATACAAAAACTCAATAAGCTGCCAAAATGTTTCACTGCCACTGCCTTGCTTCAATGATTTGATGAATTCACATTTTTCTTATATTATGGAGATTTGTCTTCTTTTGTACTAATATAGTATATCTGTAAATGCATCTCTTATAACCCTGTagtaaacacacaaagacatgacaGTatgataactgaaaaaaaacattcagctgaACCATACCAAGTATTCTTGTGACTATAACACTCAAAACAAAGGTGTGTATCCAGATGTACAGGAATGTAACCCATATATGCAACCAATGTGTgtcagctgaaaacaaaaacatatatggATTAGCTATAGGCTAAAGAATGAGTGACTGCATGGATACAATCAGTGTGAACTGTCTTGGGAGTAAAATGTGGAACAAGATGTGCATCACGCATTATTGGCTGCATCAGGTAACTGGTAAATCACTTAACTTACCCTTTTCTCCCAAGTGATTCAGACagtgtcattcattttatttcatttattcattctctCATTTTAATACTTCTATTATAATTCAGCTATCACTACCCAGAATTGTAATCAAAACTACAATTCAGTTTTTCCCCTTGTATTTGGAccttaaaatgacattttgtacctcaaaaattcaaatacatacagtacatacatacagaaaatgttagAAGACTATGTGTCTAAATAATGTATATTATCAGAATACAAAGCAGCACTCACTttacaattattacatttaagaataccaaatattttgtttccaaAATCAAATGATTGGAGCTGTAGAGGAAAAGTTGAATTCTGTAATCTCATGagctttaatgaaaaaaactaGTGTAAAACTAGTGATCCAGCAGCAGACACCTACACCAATTCAATTAGCTGTGATCAGTTGAATATTTAAcagcttaaaaataaaataaaataaatttgagaaaaaaataaacataaaaaaacaacactgtggTCCACTGTGCCCCCACTCTacttcttcagcttcttctgAGCGGCTTTCTTCTTCACCATCTGTAGGCGTTTCATGGCATTCAGCTGAGACTCTTGGGTAGTGGGAGCTTTGCCTCCGGCTAAGGCCTCTGCAGCAGCCTTTGAgccgttgttgttgttgctgttggtgCCACTGCTAGTGCTGCCCGCGCCGCCGTTGCCGCCTGGCCCCCCGTTTCCACTGCCGCTGGTCTGGCTGCTGGGGACTGCTACCCCCACCTTGTTGACGCTGTCGTTACTGGATGAGCGGTTCAGGCCCGGCTTCCCCAGAATCAGAGGTGGGGGCGGCTTCAAAGGGACCGGGTTGGATCCCTCGCTGCTAGAGCTGCTCCCCACCAGCACTTTGGTAGCCAAACCTGGTTTGGCACTGGCCAGCCCGGAGAGTCCCACTGGCTTCTGGCTGGAGGAGGCTGTGCTGGCCTTCCCGCTGCTGCTCTGCAGGGCTGAGCCAAGCTTGGCGCTGGCAGCGCCCGCGGCGGGCGTCTTGGCCCCAAAGGCGGCCCACCCTGTGAGGCCGCTACCAGAGGGAATAGAGGAGCTGCTGGCAGACGGGTTTGCCGTCACTGTTGTGGACACCTGGAGGATAACAGAAGTGCCTCATGAAGGATTACTGAACATTCTTAGATTAAAAGAGTGTTTTTGTGTCCGTACAGTGCTGTTCTTGTCACAGTCTCCCCAAATCAGACTTCACCTTTAATTTGTTTACAATAGCCGCAATTGTTACAATGCCTTTCCCTACGAGAATGACACTCCACACATGATTTTGAAGCAGGGAGCTGGTCTGTAGGTTGTCCTGTATGGCTACTGATGGAGGTGTGTGACGTGTGAAACAAAGTTTAATCCAAAATGAAGACTTGTATCCAGCAAAGCTAAGTGCTCACCTTAACTTCTGTTCTCTTAAAAGCCTGGAAGGTACTGGCTGTGTCCTGCTTTGGTCTGACCTCCGATTTCTTCACCAGAGTGTCTTTCACTACTGGGGCAGCAGACGCCACAGTTGGGGCTGCTTTCTGTGGaggtttctgtgttttctgagcCTGCCAAGCACACAGTAAAGGGTTTCACACCACAATGgccaaaattctttttttttccagaagaaacaaaaatttGAACTCTCTCAAAGATGGGCATACTGAGTCCTACCATGCGTTTCATTTGCCTGGTGCAGCGGGCGCAGTACCACACAAGCCGCGGATCATTAACATCCTTGTCTGTCACCTGTGGCTTGTGACATTCTTGGTGGTAGAGATTGTGGCATTCCTGACACTCCACAAGTTGGTTCCCCGATGTGACTGTCATTTGTCTTGAGTAATACAAGATGAGAAACTGATAATTCAACCTCAAATACAGCTGTTGAGCAAAGCCCCCAGTTATCTTGGGCATATAGCTTTAGACAAACCCATCGGTGAGCACAACACTATGCACACCGACACAGATAATCAACAGTAAAATGTCTCCTCATCTTCTGGCATGTGCTATGGATAAAGctcttaaaatatttctctctGCATACCTGTTGCACTAATGTGACTTCTATTATGATATTATTGTCTACTATGacttattatcatcatcatcatcatcatcatcatcatcatcacctaACACAACACTGGTATatattacagacacacaccggCAAACCACACAGGCCAGGCCCATCTCCATGGCAAAGTCATCAGCACTGGTTTCATCAAAGCTGGAGAGGTCAGCCAGCGCCAGGTCCTTGCTGGTCTGAACTGTGATAGGGGAGGAGCGGTTCTCCTGCTTCTCGAGACGAGGCTTCTTTGCCGGCTCTGCTCCATCACCGAGGTCCACCTTGACCTAAATTAAAGGCAAAATTCATGGGTTCCGATCTTCATTCCTCATCCATGCAATGCTGATCAAGACAACTTTTCAAGCCGCAAAAGACCTATTAGTCAATTGCTTTTGATTTCAGTTAGCTTAGTCAATTAGTTTAATCAGACTGGAAAGCACTCGCATCATGTTGTTCACTGACAGCAAGCTATGGAAGTGTAATTATCAAGCTGTATGGACCCAGTGAAGCATAGCCGTACACAATATACATTCCAATCTCAGCTAATTCTGATGCATTTTGTGATTACAATATTAAAGAGGAACATGGTCTAATATGCCCTTGGCTCTAGATTTACTTTTGCCCTTGGTAAATTGTAGCAAAAAGACAATTTATCATAATTCATGTACGTGTGCAAGCTGTTTTTTGAGACCATGTTTTGTGatcatatgaaatgaaattgagcTTCATGGAAATACTGATTGGTGGAAGGTTTGGGTATAAAAAGGTGAGGTTCATGTTGAGAAGAACATAACTCCTTCTTAGAAATATGGATGCTTTTCTTTGGAGTTCATTCAAATTGACTAATCCTGGTACCCTTCTAAACAGTAACCAAAATAGAGGAAAAGATTAACTGAAACATGTGGCATGACATTTTGGAAGCTCTGGATCCCCTTGCGAAGAAACTCAAGATTTGgttcaaaatgtacatttgtgctTGATTACTACCTAAAACAAATGTCAGAGGCTATGAGGAGATGGTAAAGGCAAGCAGAAAGgtgaaaagaaacaacaaaaacaaaaataacaaaatacaaagattaaaaagagaaatatcaACCACCAGGAGATTAAGTCAGGGAAGGATGTTTTGTATACTAATTTAAGGATCATCACTGAATGTATCCATTGAATGTatccattgttttttaattacactgttactgggaggctgtTGCTTTGCGTAGTTTTAGTAGTATTCAACTGACACTTTAGGCTGACTGTATATTGACTTTCGTTCTGTATCCACGGCAATGACTATTCTTCCAAAGGACtacagtgggggaaaaaaaagtgtcacagTCTGCAGTTTGTTCACAATCACATGGAATTCCAAAGGCTACCTTTTCTGAAGGCCTTTTTTCACTCTCCTTTTTACCCTTGTCCAAGTTGCCagattttccattatttatgcCTGATGAGGAAGAGCTGGAAGAGGAGGATTTAGAATCCGGTTTGCTCAAGCTCACTTTAGTGACAGATACACGAGGGACATCCACTTCCTgttaaagataaaaatgttattaaatggTTTGCAATCAATAATAAGCGGACTATTCATATCACAATCTACTGCAATGGAACATGAAAAGCAAAACTGATTAAAagcaacaagaacaagaatactactactattattacaactacaactaataaaaaataatctggACCAAATCGTCAACAGGTCAGCGATTCAC includes:
- the LOC118793361 gene encoding integrator complex subunit 12-like, whose product is MSTTVNLELDPIFLKGLGYLHSKSKDSAEKLKALLDESLARGSDSSYRSSQKEVDVPRVSVTKVSLSKPDSKSSSSSSSSSGINNGKSGNLDKGKKESEKRPSEKVKVDLGDGAEPAKKPRLEKQENRSSPITVQTSKDLALADLSSFDETSADDFAMEMGLACVVCRQMTVTSGNQLVECQECHNLYHQECHKPQVTDKDVNDPRLVWYCARCTRQMKRMAQKTQKPPQKAAPTVASAAPVVKDTLVKKSEVRPKQDTASTFQAFKRTEVKVSTTVTANPSASSSSIPSGSGLTGWAAFGAKTPAAGAASAKLGSALQSSSGKASTASSSQKPVGLSGLASAKPGLATKVLVGSSSSSEGSNPVPLKPPPPLILGKPGLNRSSSNDSVNKVGVAVPSSQTSGSGNGGPGGNGGAGSTSSGTNSNNNNGSKAAAEALAGGKAPTTQESQLNAMKRLQMVKKKAAQKKLKK